The following proteins are encoded in a genomic region of Gemmatimonadaceae bacterium:
- a CDS encoding BLUF domain-containing protein, whose translation MQLIRLIYSSKASAGIGYEDLLRIRTTAVAHNREQHICGVLCFGAGVFLQALEGERGEVNRLYNRIVTDPRHSDPQVMSAEPISALSFLDWSMKLVSWDEAYTPHRRELMLKLLGMTAFDPAEMTGPQAYHFLRELSVHERRITSSNPVVA comes from the coding sequence ATGCAACTCATCCGACTGATCTACTCGAGCAAGGCCAGCGCGGGCATCGGATACGAGGACCTCCTCCGCATCCGGACGACCGCGGTCGCGCACAACCGGGAGCAGCACATCTGCGGGGTGCTCTGCTTCGGTGCCGGTGTGTTCCTGCAGGCGCTCGAGGGCGAGCGCGGCGAGGTGAACCGGCTCTACAACCGCATCGTGACCGACCCGCGGCACAGTGACCCGCAGGTGATGAGCGCCGAGCCGATCTCGGCGCTGAGCTTCCTCGACTGGTCCATGAAGCTGGTGAGCTGGGACGAGGCGTACACGCCGCATCGTCGTGAGCTCATGCTGAAGCTGCTCGGGATGACGGCCTTCGACCCGGCGGAGATGACCGGGCCGCAGGCGTACCACTTCCTGCGTGAGCTGTCCGTGCACGAACGCCGGATCACCTCGTCGAACCCGGTCGTCGCGTAG
- a CDS encoding protein-glutamate O-methyltransferase CheR produces MISSDEYSFLAGLLHRHSGLSLGAGKEYLLESRLPPVAATYGHADVNALVAALRQAPPAALVKHVCDAMTTNETLFFRDGKPFAALEREILPQAAARARAEKRPLRIWCAASSTGQEPYSIAMIVAQAERLLGGVPVEITATDYSAAALARAKAGVYNQFEVQRGLPVTLLVKHFTQVPEGFALKPEIRDRVRFQEINLLDPFPAFWQFDIVFCRNVLIYFDVATKKDVIDRIARTMVRGGCLFLGGTESTLGVTDSVLRVPDHPSGVFCRPADLTLVQAAAAA; encoded by the coding sequence ATGATCTCCAGCGACGAATACTCGTTCCTGGCCGGGCTGCTCCACCGGCACAGCGGCCTCTCGCTCGGCGCCGGCAAGGAGTACCTGCTCGAGAGCCGGCTGCCCCCGGTGGCCGCCACGTACGGCCATGCCGACGTGAACGCGCTGGTGGCTGCGCTGCGGCAGGCGCCCCCTGCGGCCCTCGTGAAGCACGTGTGTGATGCGATGACCACCAACGAGACGCTGTTCTTCCGCGACGGCAAGCCGTTCGCGGCCCTCGAGCGGGAGATCCTGCCACAGGCGGCCGCCCGCGCGCGCGCCGAGAAGCGCCCGCTGCGCATCTGGTGCGCCGCGAGCTCCACCGGCCAGGAGCCGTACTCCATCGCGATGATCGTGGCACAGGCCGAGCGCCTGCTCGGTGGCGTGCCGGTGGAGATCACGGCCACCGACTACTCTGCGGCGGCCCTCGCAAGGGCGAAAGCCGGCGTCTACAACCAGTTCGAGGTGCAGCGGGGACTGCCAGTGACGCTGCTCGTGAAGCACTTCACGCAGGTGCCCGAGGGGTTCGCACTGAAGCCGGAGATCCGGGATCGCGTCAGGTTCCAGGAGATCAACCTCCTCGACCCCTTCCCGGCATTCTGGCAGTTCGACATCGTCTTCTGCCGCAACGTGCTGATCTACTTCGACGTCGCCACGAAGAAGGACGTGATCGATCGCATCGCGCGGACGATGGTGCGCGGGGGCTGCCTCTTCCTTGGCGGCACCGAGAGCACGCTCGGCGTGACCGACTCGGTGCTGCGCGTCCCGGATCATCCATCCGGGGTGTTCTGCCGGCCGGCCGACCTGACGCTGGTGCAGGCCGCCGCCGCGGCCTGA
- a CDS encoding chemotaxis protein CheW — MSAALADARTTTGHQEYVTFRLAGQWLGIPVMVVQEVLVAMQIACVPLAPDAIAGFLNLRGQIVTALDLRTTLRMPPREPGAAIMNVVVRHDGELFAFMVDEVGDVLSVDAADVAPPPPTLDSRWRSACLGIIRQEAGLLLVLNVHDVLRLDPPPP; from the coding sequence ATGAGCGCTGCACTGGCCGACGCCCGCACCACCACCGGGCACCAGGAGTACGTCACCTTCCGGCTGGCCGGGCAATGGTTGGGCATCCCGGTCATGGTCGTGCAGGAGGTCCTGGTGGCAATGCAGATCGCCTGCGTGCCGCTCGCCCCGGACGCCATCGCAGGGTTCCTCAACCTCCGCGGGCAGATCGTGACGGCGCTCGACCTGCGCACGACCCTGCGCATGCCGCCGCGCGAGCCGGGCGCCGCGATCATGAACGTGGTCGTCCGCCACGACGGTGAGCTGTTCGCCTTCATGGTGGACGAGGTGGGCGACGTGTTGTCGGTGGACGCCGCGGACGTGGCGCCTCCCCCACCCACGCTCGACTCCCGCTGGCGGAGTGCCTGCCTCGGCATCATCCGGCAGGAGGCCGGGCTCCTGCTGGTGCTGAACGTGCACGACGTGCTCCGCCTCGATCCGCCACCACCCTGA
- a CDS encoding chemotaxis protein CheA: protein MDDLLQDFLTESNENLAKLDNDIVELERTPHDTARLHGVFRTIHTMKGTCGFLGLPRLEGVAHAAENVLDALRAGRLEVTPALIGDVLAAVDCIKAVLARLAADEVEPTGDDSALIATLERWIAPTGSAAAAPVPDVLIAPLVPLPLPVVVPSAPADAPTSAGRGGWDGIERRGSGDGAGDPHHAVADSTLRVGIDVLDKLMNLVGELALGRNQLLQLAASNEESPFSKPVQQLDRVTTELLEAVMKTRMQPIGNAWTKLPRLVRDLSNSSGRAITLEMHGAETELDRQILQAITDPLTHMVRNSADHGIEPATVRVAAGKPAGGTIHLSARHEGGHVLIEIRDDGAGIDANRIRRKAVERGLVRAEAADSLSEAQVLRLIFEPGFSTAEVVTNVSGRGVGMDVVRSNIEGIGGTVELASTVGAGTLVRIKIPLTLAIISALLVGTAGETFAVPQIGIVELVRVTEEQASLIEQVHGTRFYRLRDTLLPLVSLRTILALGDEDEMDACNIVVCQVGEVRFGLVVAEVFDTQEIVVKPVGRLVKHLSAYTGCTITGDGRVIMILDTAGLADMARVVHDPRAGDGQAAAAAQRARDAATAHGTESVLLFEVGAGALQAVPLALVARLEEFPLSSLEEADGQHVVQYRGSLMPIVAARAGMDMRSMDPRPVIVFSDRHRTMGLAVDAIRDIVEEQLVLQRRATRAGVLGVAVLSGRATEVIDTDHFLRLAHGDGDVTDAAARVTAVTP, encoded by the coding sequence ATGGACGACCTTCTGCAGGACTTCCTCACGGAGAGCAACGAGAACCTGGCGAAGCTCGACAACGACATCGTCGAGCTCGAACGCACGCCGCACGACACCGCGCGACTGCACGGCGTCTTTCGCACGATCCACACCATGAAGGGCACCTGTGGCTTTCTCGGGCTGCCGCGGCTCGAAGGCGTGGCACACGCGGCCGAGAACGTGCTCGATGCGCTGCGCGCGGGCCGGCTGGAGGTGACGCCGGCGCTGATCGGCGACGTGCTCGCGGCGGTGGACTGCATCAAGGCGGTGCTCGCACGGCTGGCGGCCGACGAGGTGGAGCCGACCGGTGATGACAGCGCCCTGATCGCCACGCTCGAGCGCTGGATCGCCCCCACCGGGAGCGCCGCCGCCGCGCCGGTGCCGGACGTCCTGATCGCGCCGCTCGTCCCGCTGCCCCTGCCAGTGGTGGTGCCTTCAGCGCCGGCCGACGCGCCGACGTCCGCCGGCCGGGGGGGATGGGACGGGATCGAACGACGCGGCTCCGGTGACGGCGCCGGTGACCCGCACCACGCCGTTGCCGACAGCACACTGCGAGTCGGCATCGACGTGCTCGACAAGCTGATGAACCTCGTGGGGGAGCTCGCGCTCGGGCGCAACCAGCTGCTGCAGCTCGCCGCATCCAACGAGGAGTCACCCTTCAGCAAGCCGGTGCAGCAGCTGGACCGGGTCACGACCGAGCTGCTCGAGGCGGTGATGAAGACCCGCATGCAGCCCATCGGCAATGCCTGGACGAAGCTGCCGCGGCTGGTGCGCGACCTGTCGAACTCCAGCGGCCGGGCGATCACCCTCGAGATGCACGGCGCCGAGACGGAGCTCGACCGGCAGATCCTGCAGGCGATCACCGATCCCCTCACGCACATGGTGCGCAACTCCGCGGACCACGGCATCGAACCGGCGACCGTGCGGGTCGCCGCGGGCAAGCCGGCGGGCGGCACGATCCACCTCTCGGCACGGCACGAGGGCGGTCACGTGCTGATCGAGATCCGTGACGACGGCGCGGGCATCGACGCGAACCGGATCCGGCGCAAGGCGGTGGAACGCGGCCTGGTGCGCGCCGAGGCCGCCGATTCCCTGTCGGAGGCGCAGGTGCTGCGGCTGATCTTCGAGCCCGGCTTCTCCACCGCGGAAGTGGTCACGAACGTGTCGGGCCGCGGCGTCGGCATGGATGTCGTCCGCAGCAACATCGAGGGCATCGGCGGCACCGTCGAGCTGGCGTCCACCGTCGGCGCCGGCACCCTCGTCCGCATCAAGATCCCGCTCACGCTCGCCATCATCTCCGCGCTGCTCGTCGGCACCGCCGGCGAGACGTTCGCGGTGCCACAGATCGGGATCGTGGAGCTGGTGCGCGTGACCGAGGAGCAGGCCTCCCTCATCGAGCAGGTGCACGGCACCCGATTCTATCGCCTCCGCGACACGCTGCTCCCGCTGGTCAGCCTGCGCACCATCCTGGCGCTCGGAGACGAGGACGAGATGGACGCCTGCAACATCGTCGTCTGCCAGGTGGGCGAGGTGCGCTTCGGGCTGGTGGTGGCCGAGGTCTTCGACACCCAGGAGATCGTGGTGAAGCCGGTGGGCCGGCTGGTCAAGCACCTCAGCGCCTACACCGGGTGCACCATCACGGGAGACGGGCGCGTGATCATGATCCTCGACACCGCCGGGCTGGCCGACATGGCGCGGGTGGTGCACGATCCGCGCGCGGGCGACGGGCAGGCCGCCGCCGCGGCACAGCGCGCGCGGGATGCCGCCACGGCCCATGGCACCGAGAGCGTGCTGCTGTTCGAGGTCGGCGCGGGGGCCCTGCAGGCGGTGCCGCTCGCCCTGGTCGCACGACTGGAGGAGTTCCCGCTGTCGAGCCTCGAGGAGGCGGACGGCCAGCACGTCGTGCAGTACCGGGGCAGCCTCATGCCCATCGTCGCCGCCCGCGCGGGGATGGACATGCGCAGCATGGACCCGCGCCCGGTGATCGTCTTCAGCGACCGCCACCGGACGATGGGGCTCGCCGTGGACGCGATCCGCGACATCGTCGAGGAACAGCTCGTGCTGCAGCGGCGCGCGACGCGCGCGGGTGTGCTGGGTGTGGCCGTGCTGAGCGGCCGCGCCACGGAGGTGATCGACACCGATCACTTCCTGCGCCTCGCACACGGCGATGGCGATGTCACCGACGCCGCGGCGCGGGTGACGGCGGTGACACCATGA
- a CDS encoding PAS domain-containing protein, whose protein sequence is MARPITLPADGDAGEVLRLSAALAEAESKVAAISTSMAVIEFDLDGTVLTANQHFLALLGYTLAEIQGRHHALFVDPQHVASEAYRAFWAKLNRGESDAAECKRIGKDGREVWIQATCNPVRDHAGRVTRVVEFSTDVTPLVRLRREMALYKPMVESAKVNLMFCDLDFNITYINPASLETLTRIEAHLPVKASRVVGSSIDIFHKDAAHQRAMLATDRNLPHNVRIRVGPETLDLTAVAIYDAGGSYVGPMVNWSVVSDQVRLADDFESTVAAIASVVSSSSTELEASAQGMAASSEETTRQAQAVAAASEQATRNVQTVASSAEQLTASIREIAGRVQDASQISQVAVRQAAETTETMAKLGVSSQEIGQVVKVITSIAQQTNLLALNATIEAARAGEAGKGFAVVANEVKELARQTARATEEIGTKIAGVQAETASAVSAIRDIAGVINRINEISTTIAGAVEEQNAATSEISRNVGEAARGTAEVSSSISTVTLVAAEGGRTAENIRSAAGNLSIESERLNRAVTDFLTKMRRT, encoded by the coding sequence GTGGCTCGCCCGATCACGCTGCCCGCCGACGGCGATGCCGGCGAGGTACTGCGCCTGAGCGCGGCACTCGCCGAGGCGGAGTCGAAGGTCGCCGCGATCAGCACATCGATGGCGGTGATCGAGTTCGACCTCGACGGCACCGTGCTGACGGCGAACCAGCACTTCCTCGCCCTGCTCGGCTACACGCTGGCAGAGATCCAGGGGCGCCATCACGCACTGTTCGTGGACCCGCAGCACGTCGCCTCGGAGGCGTACCGCGCCTTCTGGGCGAAGCTCAACCGCGGGGAGTCCGATGCCGCCGAGTGCAAGCGGATCGGCAAGGATGGGCGTGAGGTCTGGATCCAGGCCACCTGCAATCCCGTGCGCGACCACGCCGGGCGGGTGACCAGGGTGGTGGAGTTCTCCACCGACGTCACGCCGCTGGTGAGACTCCGCCGCGAGATGGCGCTCTACAAGCCGATGGTGGAGTCGGCGAAGGTGAACCTGATGTTCTGCGACCTCGACTTCAACATCACGTACATCAACCCGGCCTCGCTGGAGACCCTGACGCGGATCGAGGCACACCTCCCGGTGAAGGCCAGCAGGGTGGTGGGATCGTCGATCGACATCTTCCACAAGGATGCCGCACACCAGCGCGCGATGCTGGCCACCGACCGCAACCTCCCGCACAACGTGCGGATCCGCGTCGGCCCCGAGACGCTGGACCTGACGGCGGTCGCGATCTACGACGCCGGGGGATCGTACGTCGGCCCGATGGTGAACTGGTCGGTGGTCTCGGACCAGGTCCGACTGGCCGATGACTTCGAGTCCACCGTGGCGGCGATCGCGAGCGTGGTGAGCTCGTCGAGCACGGAACTCGAGGCCAGTGCCCAGGGCATGGCGGCGTCGTCCGAGGAGACCACGCGCCAGGCCCAGGCGGTCGCGGCGGCATCGGAACAGGCCACGCGCAATGTCCAGACGGTGGCCAGCTCCGCCGAACAGCTCACGGCCAGCATCCGGGAGATCGCCGGCCGGGTGCAGGACGCCTCGCAGATCTCGCAGGTCGCCGTGCGCCAGGCCGCCGAGACGACCGAGACGATGGCCAAGCTCGGCGTCTCCAGCCAGGAGATCGGGCAGGTGGTGAAGGTCATCACGTCGATCGCGCAGCAGACCAACCTGCTGGCGCTGAATGCCACCATCGAGGCCGCGCGTGCCGGCGAGGCGGGTAAGGGCTTCGCCGTGGTGGCCAACGAGGTCAAGGAGCTCGCGCGCCAGACGGCGCGCGCCACCGAGGAGATCGGCACCAAGATCGCCGGCGTGCAGGCCGAGACGGCATCGGCGGTGAGTGCCATCCGCGACATCGCGGGGGTGATCAACAGGATCAACGAGATCTCCACCACCATCGCCGGTGCCGTCGAGGAGCAGAACGCCGCCACCAGCGAGATCTCGCGCAACGTCGGCGAGGCGGCCCGCGGCACCGCCGAGGTGAGCTCGAGTATCTCGACCGTGACGCTGGTGGCCGCCGAGGGCGGGCGCACGGCCGAGAACATCCGCAGCGCGGCCGGCAACCTCTCCATCGAGTCGGAGCGCCTGAACCGGGCCGTCACCGACTTCCTCACGAAGATGCGGAGGACGTGA
- a CDS encoding chemotaxis response regulator protein-glutamate methylesterase, translating to MTGTGPTPIRVLIVDDSAVIRGALGRIVDAEPDMTVVTTAPNGRVALDALRHTVIDVVLLDVEMPEMDGLAALPLILAGHPGVRVIMASSLTQKGAEVTMHALALGASDFIAKPAARSGAATLAAISAEIAAKIRAVGRAPRTGAPHETLPPGSAVPRRTELLATRHGEARPRILAIAASTGGPNALATVLGALPLSFALPILITQHMPALFTTLLAQRLERDAHRRCVEPSDGDLLQPGCTYVAPGEYHLTVQTDEGRPVARLTQAPPENFCRPSADPMFRSIAGIYGASTLAVVLTGMGEDGMRGAREVHARGGRVLAQDEATSVVWGMPGAVAAAGIAHAILPLDRIAAAIVSECGLAVAA from the coding sequence GTGACCGGCACCGGCCCCACGCCGATCCGCGTCCTGATCGTCGACGACAGCGCCGTGATCCGCGGCGCACTCGGTCGCATCGTGGATGCGGAGCCGGACATGACGGTCGTCACCACCGCACCCAACGGCCGGGTCGCCCTCGACGCGCTGCGGCACACCGTGATCGACGTGGTGCTGCTGGACGTCGAGATGCCGGAGATGGATGGGCTCGCGGCACTGCCGCTCATCCTCGCGGGGCATCCCGGGGTGCGCGTGATCATGGCCAGCTCACTCACGCAGAAGGGGGCCGAGGTCACCATGCACGCCCTCGCGTTGGGTGCATCGGACTTCATCGCGAAGCCTGCCGCGCGCAGCGGCGCCGCGACGCTCGCCGCGATCAGCGCCGAGATCGCCGCGAAGATCCGCGCCGTGGGCCGCGCGCCACGCACCGGCGCGCCGCACGAGACGCTGCCGCCGGGTTCCGCCGTGCCGCGGCGCACGGAGCTGCTCGCCACCCGCCACGGCGAGGCGCGGCCACGCATCCTCGCGATCGCCGCCAGCACCGGCGGCCCGAACGCACTCGCCACCGTGCTCGGCGCCCTGCCCCTGAGCTTCGCGCTGCCGATCCTCATCACCCAGCACATGCCTGCCCTCTTCACCACCCTGCTTGCCCAGCGCCTCGAGCGCGACGCCCACCGCCGTTGCGTGGAGCCGAGCGACGGCGACCTGCTGCAGCCGGGGTGCACGTACGTCGCACCAGGGGAGTATCACCTGACGGTGCAGACGGACGAGGGACGCCCCGTCGCACGCCTCACGCAGGCACCGCCGGAGAACTTCTGCCGCCCATCGGCCGATCCGATGTTCCGGTCCATCGCCGGCATCTACGGCGCCTCGACGCTGGCCGTGGTGCTGACGGGCATGGGCGAGGATGGAATGCGCGGCGCGCGCGAGGTGCACGCACGCGGCGGCCGGGTCCTGGCGCAGGACGAGGCGACGAGCGTCGTGTGGGGCATGCCCGGTGCCGTGGCCGCGGCAGGCATCGCACACGCCATCCTCCCCCTGGACCGCATCGCGGCCGCCATCGTCTCGGAGTGCGGGCTGGCGGTTGCCGCATGA
- a CDS encoding response regulator has translation MKRILVVDDSGTIRKAIRRILEQLEYTVTEAEDGAQALHVLVAGDPFDAVLCDIDMPVMDGLSFLTAVAGQNAVVPPPIIMCTTHTSFDKVETALTLGASEYIMKPFDATIIGSKLGACGVQ, from the coding sequence ATGAAGCGCATCCTGGTGGTCGACGACTCGGGCACCATCCGCAAGGCCATCCGGCGCATCCTCGAGCAGCTCGAGTACACGGTGACCGAGGCCGAGGACGGGGCGCAGGCGCTGCACGTGCTGGTCGCGGGGGACCCGTTCGATGCGGTGCTCTGCGACATCGACATGCCGGTGATGGACGGGCTCTCGTTCCTCACCGCCGTCGCCGGCCAGAACGCCGTGGTGCCACCGCCGATCATCATGTGCACGACACACACCTCGTTCGACAAGGTCGAGACCGCGCTCACGCTCGGCGCCTCGGAGTACATCATGAAACCCTTCGACGCCACGATCATCGGCTCGAAGCTCGGCGCCTGCGGGGTCCAGTGA